A stretch of Rhizobium sp. TH2 DNA encodes these proteins:
- a CDS encoding HpcH/HpaI aldolase/citrate lyase family protein: MQDFRGRSIGGEVAVGTFAAIPHPVAIEVTAAAGVDFICIDWEHAQISRERIEDLVRAADVHSVPAMVRVPGHAPESIAAALDAGAAGVLVPRVSTAEQARAAVQATRYPPVGARGVGPGRAAAYGYRIPDYLASANEKLLLAIQVETAEGLANIDAIAAVDGVDVIFIGPGDLSVSIDAMGPAGAKKLNVAIETIAKAAVRAGRTSGIFRPSPDDIGIWMQSGIRFFILASDTMFLGASVAAGMEAAQRNARD; encoded by the coding sequence ATGCAGGATTTTCGAGGCAGATCTATCGGTGGCGAGGTCGCGGTCGGCACGTTCGCAGCCATTCCGCATCCCGTGGCGATTGAAGTGACGGCAGCCGCCGGCGTCGATTTCATCTGCATCGATTGGGAGCATGCGCAGATCAGCCGCGAGCGCATCGAGGATCTGGTACGCGCCGCCGACGTGCACAGCGTGCCGGCGATGGTGCGGGTACCGGGGCATGCACCAGAGTCCATTGCTGCTGCTCTCGATGCCGGGGCTGCCGGCGTGCTGGTGCCGCGCGTCTCCACCGCCGAGCAGGCGCGGGCAGCGGTTCAGGCCACGCGCTATCCGCCGGTGGGAGCACGCGGCGTCGGGCCTGGCCGGGCGGCCGCCTACGGCTATCGCATTCCGGATTATCTGGCGTCGGCAAACGAAAAGCTGCTGCTGGCAATCCAGGTCGAAACCGCCGAGGGGCTTGCCAATATCGACGCGATTGCGGCCGTCGACGGCGTCGATGTGATCTTCATCGGCCCCGGCGATCTCTCCGTGTCGATCGATGCGATGGGACCTGCTGGCGCCAAGAAGCTGAACGTGGCCATCGAGACGATTGCAAAAGCTGCTGTCCGCGCTGGCCGAACGTCGGGCATCTTCAGGCCATCACCCGACGATATCGGAATCTGGATGCAATCCGGCATCCGTTTCTTCATCCTCGCCAGCGATACGATGTTCCTCGGTGCCAGCGTCGCCGCCGGCATGGAGGCAGCCCAAAGGAACGCACGAGATTGA